The following are from one region of the Rosistilla carotiformis genome:
- a CDS encoding PSD1 and planctomycete cytochrome C domain-containing protein has protein sequence MLTRPIFQLQLILLAALLAGNTARCEDSAAAETFFETKVRPLLIERCYECHSREFDEAQGGLRVDSAAALAKGGSRGAAIVAGDSAKSLLVKAVLYDDGSMQMPPEGKLKDEEIEILRKWVANGAYDPRVDDTPDAEEPQIDWRQHWAFQPPQQAAAVDKIDPRSDDPIDAVALERMAREGIESSGPTDRETWLRRVYFDLIGLPPSRDEIDSFLASERPDAARRVVDNLLARPEYGERWGRHWMDVARYADTVGYAPAKREPRLLESENYRDWLIRVYNDDMPFDRQVTLQLAADTIDPKNEQGDLDAMGFLTIGRRFLSNEDIVDDRIDVVTRGLLGLTVQCARCHDHKFDPIPTMDYYSLVGVMKSSEYRDDLPSKLALFDKEKTTDHPVWVRGQRGNRGPIAPRRFLTALHGDEPPKFTHGSGRLDLAQAIVDHNNPLTRRVLVNRVWMHLMGKPIVGTPSDYGVRTELPVQAAVLDDLAVDFAEQGDSIKHLVRRIANSYLYRQSSQVAPEVVQRDPDNWYFARGIARRRDFESLRDTILASAGQLDLQKGGAPVVVSDGSPQSRRTVYAFIDRQKLPALFRVFDVASPDAHEPQRYYTTVPQQSLYLMNSPFILDASIKVANVATRGLPTESLDQKINALFLRVLKRQPTAEELRYAIEFCQSPIDPATVPVSPASAWDYGYGNFDEARTHVPDFKRLPHFQKGRWAGGPKIPDEHLQYTSLTPTGGHPGDVIASVRRWTAPQTGEVTISCEMKHPSDKGDGVRMSIASEGKVLFKELLMNSEQSVRELAVQVKEGQVIDFVAEDNISTAFDSYQWTIQIRFQSDRGVIADFDSKTDFSGNPDGKQPRLLTRFEQLAHALLISNELTFID, from the coding sequence ATGCTTACACGCCCAATATTTCAACTGCAGCTTATCCTGCTGGCCGCCTTACTCGCGGGCAACACCGCGCGCTGCGAAGATTCTGCGGCTGCCGAGACCTTCTTCGAAACCAAGGTCCGCCCGCTGTTGATCGAACGCTGCTATGAGTGCCATTCGCGCGAGTTCGATGAGGCGCAGGGCGGCTTGCGAGTCGATTCCGCTGCGGCGTTGGCCAAGGGCGGTTCGCGAGGGGCCGCGATCGTTGCCGGCGATTCGGCGAAAAGCCTGCTGGTCAAAGCCGTTCTGTACGACGATGGGTCGATGCAGATGCCTCCCGAAGGCAAGTTGAAGGACGAAGAAATCGAGATCCTTCGTAAATGGGTCGCCAACGGAGCTTACGATCCACGCGTCGACGACACGCCCGACGCAGAAGAACCTCAGATCGATTGGCGTCAGCACTGGGCGTTCCAACCACCGCAACAAGCTGCCGCGGTCGACAAGATCGATCCTCGCAGCGACGATCCGATCGATGCGGTCGCCCTGGAAAGGATGGCTCGCGAAGGAATCGAATCGAGCGGCCCCACCGATCGCGAAACCTGGCTACGACGCGTCTATTTCGACTTGATCGGTCTGCCACCGAGCCGCGACGAGATCGACAGCTTTCTTGCCTCGGAACGTCCCGACGCCGCGCGCCGCGTCGTCGATAACCTGTTGGCCCGCCCCGAATATGGCGAGCGATGGGGGCGGCACTGGATGGACGTCGCCCGTTATGCCGACACCGTTGGCTACGCGCCGGCGAAGCGGGAACCGCGGTTGTTGGAGAGCGAAAACTATCGCGACTGGCTGATCCGCGTTTACAACGACGATATGCCTTTCGATCGCCAGGTCACGTTGCAACTGGCCGCCGATACGATCGATCCCAAAAACGAACAGGGCGATCTCGACGCGATGGGCTTCCTGACAATCGGTCGCCGCTTTTTGAGCAACGAAGACATCGTCGACGACCGCATCGATGTCGTCACCCGCGGCCTACTGGGCCTGACGGTTCAGTGCGCTCGTTGCCACGATCATAAATTCGATCCGATTCCAACGATGGACTACTATTCGTTGGTGGGCGTGATGAAAAGCAGCGAATATCGCGACGACCTGCCATCGAAACTGGCGTTGTTCGACAAAGAGAAGACGACCGATCATCCGGTCTGGGTTCGCGGCCAGCGTGGAAATCGCGGCCCGATCGCACCGCGGCGTTTCTTGACCGCGCTGCACGGCGACGAACCTCCCAAGTTTACCCACGGCAGCGGCCGCTTGGATCTCGCCCAAGCGATCGTCGACCACAACAACCCGCTCACCCGACGCGTCCTCGTCAATCGTGTCTGGATGCATCTGATGGGCAAGCCGATCGTCGGCACGCCCAGCGACTACGGCGTCCGAACCGAACTGCCAGTGCAGGCGGCGGTCTTGGACGATCTGGCCGTCGATTTTGCTGAGCAGGGCGACAGCATCAAACACTTGGTCCGGCGGATTGCGAACTCGTATCTGTACCGACAATCGAGCCAAGTTGCTCCCGAGGTCGTCCAACGCGATCCCGACAACTGGTACTTTGCTCGCGGTATCGCACGCCGCCGCGATTTCGAATCGCTCCGCGACACAATCCTCGCCTCCGCCGGTCAACTCGATCTACAAAAGGGGGGCGCGCCGGTCGTGGTCAGCGACGGTTCACCTCAATCGCGACGAACAGTTTATGCCTTCATCGATCGACAGAAATTGCCCGCCTTGTTCCGGGTCTTCGATGTCGCCAGCCCCGATGCGCACGAACCACAGCGGTACTACACCACGGTTCCTCAACAATCGCTGTATCTGATGAACAGCCCGTTCATTCTGGATGCCAGCATCAAAGTCGCCAACGTGGCGACGCGGGGACTGCCGACCGAATCGCTCGACCAAAAAATCAACGCCTTGTTCCTGCGTGTGCTGAAACGCCAACCGACGGCTGAAGAGCTGCGGTATGCGATCGAGTTCTGCCAATCTCCGATCGATCCAGCCACCGTCCCCGTCTCGCCTGCCTCGGCGTGGGACTACGGATACGGCAACTTCGACGAAGCCCGAACGCACGTCCCCGACTTCAAACGCCTGCCCCACTTCCAAAAGGGACGTTGGGCCGGCGGACCGAAGATTCCCGACGAGCACCTGCAATACACTTCGTTGACGCCAACCGGAGGCCATCCCGGCGACGTGATCGCTTCGGTCCGGCGGTGGACCGCGCCGCAAACCGGCGAGGTCACAATTTCATGTGAGATGAAACATCCCAGCGACAAAGGGGATGGCGTGCGGATGTCGATCGCCTCGGAAGGCAAGGTGCTTTTCAAAGAGCTGTTGATGAATTCCGAACAATCGGTGCGGGAGCTTGCCGTCCAGGTAAAGGAAGGTCAAGTGATCGACTTCGTCGCCGAAGACAACATCTCGACGGCGTTTGATTCGTATCAATGGACCATTCAAATCCGCTTCCAAAGCGATCGCGGCGTGATCGCGGATTTCGATTCGAAAACCGACTTCAGCGGCAATCCCGATGGCAAGCAGCCGCGTCTGCTGACTCGCTTCGAACAACTCGCCCACGCCTTGCTGATTAGCAACGAACTAACTTTTATTGACTGA
- a CDS encoding DUF1501 domain-containing protein, producing MNAYNNCGLSRRELLCRSGMGFASLALADLMHGEAVADSVANPLLPKPPQFPAKAKRVIHLFMNGGPSHVDTFDPKPELQKRSGQPLDGGNLKTERPTGALMGSPFKFQRYGESGIEVSELFKETAKSIDDIAVIRSMHANVPNHEPSLMLMNTGESRLIRPSVGSWMTYGLGTENQNLPAFVSMCPGGYPIKGAQNWQSGFLPGIYQGTYVDSNNTRIEKLIENINNFRVSRDDQRQQLDLLNQLNGIHRSTRTSEPKLESRIQSFELAYRMQSDAAEAFDINREPQHILDMYGKGVHARQTLIARRLVERGVRYVQLWHGAGQPWDNHDDLEARHRDLAGQCDQAIGALLRDLKQRDMLKDTLVIWGGEFGRTPVVEMPKEGTNQGKMNGRDHNHHGFTVWMAGGGVKGGYVHGSTDEFGFKAVENRVHVHDLHATMLHLLGFDHKKLTYRYAGRDFRLTDVHGRVVDELIA from the coding sequence ATGAATGCATACAACAACTGTGGACTCTCGCGTCGCGAACTGCTTTGCCGCAGCGGAATGGGCTTTGCATCGTTGGCTCTAGCCGACCTGATGCATGGCGAAGCGGTCGCCGATTCGGTTGCCAATCCGCTGCTCCCCAAGCCGCCTCAGTTTCCGGCGAAGGCGAAACGGGTGATCCATCTGTTCATGAACGGTGGGCCCAGCCATGTCGATACGTTCGACCCGAAACCCGAGCTGCAAAAACGCTCCGGCCAACCGTTGGACGGCGGCAACCTAAAGACCGAACGTCCGACCGGTGCCCTGATGGGATCACCCTTCAAATTCCAGCGGTATGGCGAGAGCGGGATCGAGGTCAGCGAGCTATTCAAGGAGACCGCGAAATCGATCGACGACATCGCCGTCATCCGCTCGATGCACGCCAACGTCCCGAACCATGAACCGTCGTTGATGCTGATGAACACAGGCGAATCGCGTTTGATTCGCCCCAGCGTCGGATCGTGGATGACCTACGGATTGGGCACGGAAAACCAGAACCTGCCAGCCTTTGTTTCGATGTGCCCCGGCGGCTATCCGATCAAAGGGGCCCAGAACTGGCAGTCGGGTTTCCTCCCCGGCATTTATCAAGGCACCTACGTCGATTCGAACAATACTCGGATCGAAAAACTGATCGAAAACATCAACAACTTCCGCGTCTCCCGAGACGACCAACGGCAACAACTCGATCTACTGAACCAACTCAACGGTATCCATCGGTCGACTCGAACCAGCGAACCGAAATTGGAAAGCCGAATCCAATCGTTCGAACTCGCCTATCGAATGCAGTCCGACGCGGCCGAGGCGTTCGACATCAATCGCGAACCGCAGCACATCCTGGACATGTACGGTAAAGGCGTCCACGCGCGGCAGACACTGATCGCCCGGCGGCTTGTCGAACGAGGCGTTCGCTACGTTCAACTGTGGCACGGGGCGGGTCAACCGTGGGACAACCACGACGACTTGGAAGCACGCCACCGCGACCTGGCCGGCCAATGCGATCAAGCCATCGGCGCACTGTTACGCGATCTGAAACAGCGTGACATGCTCAAGGACACTCTCGTCATTTGGGGCGGTGAATTCGGACGGACTCCCGTTGTGGAGATGCCCAAAGAAGGAACGAACCAAGGCAAGATGAACGGTCGCGACCACAACCACCACGGGTTTACCGTCTGGATGGCTGGCGGCGGCGTCAAAGGGGGCTACGTCCACGGCAGCACCGATGAATTTGGCTTCAAAGCCGTCGAAAACCGCGTTCACGTCCACGACCTGCACGCCACCATGTTGCACTTGTTAGGTTTCGATCACAAAAAACTGACCTATCGCTACGCTGGCCGCGATTTCCGCCTGACCGACGTCCACGGCCGCGTCGTCGACGAACTGATCGCATAA
- a CDS encoding ribbon-helix-helix domain-containing protein, giving the protein MSSIPVELPEHLMSFVSRGAEQAGYSTAGEYIAALVAAASEKQGETEQALMAGISSGDAKPWTDAEWKAIKERVIAKSVK; this is encoded by the coding sequence ATGTCCAGCATCCCGGTTGAATTGCCAGAGCATTTAATGTCGTTTGTCTCCCGAGGAGCGGAGCAAGCCGGTTATTCAACAGCTGGTGAATACATCGCGGCGTTAGTTGCCGCAGCAAGTGAGAAGCAAGGCGAAACCGAACAAGCACTGATGGCAGGAATTTCGAGCGGCGATGCCAAACCCTGGACCGACGCCGAGTGGAAGGCAATCAAAGAACGAGTGATCGCCAAAAGCGTCAAATAA
- a CDS encoding type II toxin-antitoxin system RelE/ParE family toxin — MKPIIRRPKASEDVESHAMYIADGSMDAALRFLERAEQTIKGLALFPQSGSPFVNSVPDLAGMRTKLVKDFPNHVVFYVEREDSIEIVRVLRGGQDMNTEATKI, encoded by the coding sequence TTGAAACCTATCATCCGGCGGCCCAAAGCCAGCGAGGATGTCGAATCGCACGCGATGTATATTGCCGATGGCAGCATGGATGCTGCGTTGCGATTTCTAGAGAGAGCTGAGCAGACCATTAAAGGCTTGGCGTTGTTTCCTCAAAGCGGATCACCGTTCGTAAACAGCGTTCCCGATCTGGCAGGGATGAGAACGAAGCTGGTAAAGGATTTCCCCAACCACGTTGTGTTCTACGTGGAGCGAGAAGATTCCATCGAGATAGTTAGGGTTCTGCGAGGCGGGCAGGACATGAATACAGAAGCAACCAAAATCTAG
- a CDS encoding GNAT family N-acetyltransferase, translating to MNDPLPWPQPVTLRGPLATLEPLSREHHDSLAAAVSDGQLWKLWYTNVPAPEGMMAEIERRLNLQASGSMLPFVVRDANDTIVGMTTYMHIDATHKRLEIGSTWYAQRVQRTGLNTQCKLLLMSHAFETLQCIAVEYRTSSLNLASRRAIERLGAKLDGVLRSQQRHRDGTLRDTCVYSILQHEWPAVKSHLEFKLQSRD from the coding sequence ATGAACGATCCACTCCCTTGGCCGCAGCCCGTGACGCTTCGCGGGCCCCTAGCGACGTTGGAACCGCTGTCGCGCGAGCACCATGATTCACTGGCCGCCGCTGTCAGCGATGGCCAGCTCTGGAAGCTGTGGTACACCAACGTTCCCGCTCCCGAAGGGATGATGGCCGAGATCGAGCGACGACTGAATCTGCAGGCCTCCGGTTCGATGTTGCCCTTCGTCGTCCGCGATGCCAACGACACGATCGTCGGCATGACGACCTACATGCACATCGACGCCACGCACAAACGGCTCGAGATCGGTTCGACCTGGTACGCCCAGCGCGTGCAGCGGACGGGCCTGAACACGCAGTGCAAACTGTTGCTGATGAGCCATGCGTTTGAGACGCTGCAATGCATCGCGGTCGAGTACCGCACCTCCAGTCTGAATCTCGCCAGCCGTCGAGCGATCGAGCGACTGGGAGCCAAGCTCGATGGCGTTCTTCGCAGCCAGCAACGTCACCGCGACGGCACGCTCCGCGACACCTGCGTCTATTCGATCCTGCAGCACGAATGGCCTGCGGTGAAAAGTCATTTGGAATTCAAGCTGCAATCGCGAGATTAA
- a CDS encoding S1 family peptidase yields MKTHLFIFLMLGSLIACDLAGQESQEPKHWDKVVAIQTKQKTSNKHATAFFIQKGDALFMVTANHAADETKSDTRILYTRDSGESRWMQLRGIVPSDTNPWTQYKNNDLAVARLQLTRASKSDIADFNYLSLPYEALLTSTPPRASEIEFVGFPLAYGTTPPISSLVVRGHIASRELKSKGDWGVVPIIYATPTVASGTSGSPVFRAMQSPDAIAIVGMYIAVAVDETGAKLAKLVPARLIREAIDAASGDPVASEAEKETEDEPTDASEPQEAGRQAD; encoded by the coding sequence ATGAAAACTCACCTCTTCATCTTCTTGATGCTTGGCTCTCTTATCGCCTGTGATCTGGCGGGGCAGGAATCGCAAGAACCGAAACATTGGGACAAGGTCGTTGCGATTCAGACCAAACAGAAAACATCGAACAAGCACGCGACCGCCTTCTTCATTCAAAAGGGCGACGCGTTATTCATGGTCACTGCGAACCATGCAGCGGATGAAACCAAAAGCGATACGCGGATCCTATACACCCGCGACAGTGGCGAATCGCGTTGGATGCAGCTGCGTGGAATCGTCCCCTCCGACACCAACCCTTGGACTCAGTACAAGAACAACGATTTGGCGGTCGCACGGCTTCAGCTTACGCGGGCGTCGAAGTCCGACATCGCCGATTTCAACTACCTCAGCCTTCCCTATGAAGCGTTGCTGACCTCAACGCCGCCGCGAGCCAGCGAAATCGAGTTCGTTGGCTTTCCGTTGGCCTACGGAACCACACCGCCGATCAGTTCGCTAGTCGTTCGCGGACACATCGCTTCGCGCGAATTGAAATCGAAAGGAGACTGGGGCGTGGTTCCGATTATCTACGCCACGCCGACCGTCGCTTCGGGAACCAGCGGCAGCCCGGTCTTTCGCGCGATGCAGTCCCCCGACGCGATCGCGATCGTCGGAATGTACATCGCCGTTGCCGTCGACGAGACCGGAGCCAAGTTGGCGAAGCTTGTGCCGGCGAGATTGATCCGCGAAGCAATCGATGCAGCGTCGGGAGATCCGGTCGCGAGCGAAGCTGAAAAAGAGACCGAGGATGAACCGACCGATGCATCCGAACCCCAGGAAGCCGGACGACAGGCCGACTAA